The following are encoded together in the Thunnus albacares chromosome 7, fThuAlb1.1, whole genome shotgun sequence genome:
- the rassf9 gene encoding ras association domain-containing protein 9, whose amino-acid sequence MAPFGKNFLKARLKNRTKDAETIPGKEIQVTVCNEEKVVCGVTKHTTCVDMIQALLEDHKSIPESKRLLHGEPKDFCLVERWKGFERALPPLTRILRLWYAWGDQRPFIQFILVKTSDFVPQPAKKGGKSKGTKPKRWEHGRNQYPQSLPVERQKRMVKKAFRKLEKIHKESKCSPGTEEIDRMVQMILNQDHTIREQIQRMRELDLEIEQFEVQMQREAESESLLAQACGLSLDVDNAEQLQEYLYTSDGVEQLELQVQRHHELILQLSQDIDTELRRANFPLSQEDSEQEGAVAASWIPSETDELFYTAELERMQTELQHSLITGVSLHNQAAEIDKQLKYYDATLVSKDQECWQLAAHLSSLQIGDGTEEKSSPVPLQSETQCSVSQTVKLKHSLSPLDITDTDSDTGISSTHSQDSLSPCLDFPPPLDTDV is encoded by the exons ATGGCTCCGTTTGGAAAGAACTTCCTGAAAGCTCGACTGAAAAACAG GACCAAAGATGCTGAGACCATACCAGGAAAAGAGATTCAGGTTACTGTCTGCAACGAGGAGAAGGTTGTCTGCGGAGTAACGAAGCACACAACATGTGTAGATATGATTCAGGCATTATTGGAGGATCACAAGTCAATCCCAGAGAGCAAGCGGCTCCTGCACGGAGAACCCAAAGACTTCTGTCTGGTCGAGCGGTGGAAGGGTTTTGAAAGAGCTTTGCCTCCTCTCACCAGAATCTTGAGGCTCTGGTACGCTTGGGGTGACCAGAGACCCTTCATCCAGTTCATTCTAGTGAAAACCAGTGATTTTGTGCCTCAGCCTGCTAAGAAGGGTGGAAAGTCCAAGGGCACCAAGCCAAAGCGATGGGAACACGGTCGCAATCAGTATCCCCAGTCTCTGCCAGTGGAGAGGCAAAAGCGCATGGTGAAGAAAGCTTTCCGAAAGCTGGAGAAAATTCACAAGGAGAGCAAGTGCTCCCCTGGCACCGAGGAGATCGACCGGATGGTGCAGATGATTCTGAATCAGGACCACACGATTCGAGAACAGATTCAGCGAATGAGGGAGCTGGATTTGGAAATCGAGCAGTTTGAGGTGCAAatgcagagagaagcagagtCTGAGAGTTTACTGGCTCAGGCCTGTGGACTGAGTTTGGATGTGGACAATGCGGAGCAGCTGCAGGAGTACCTGTACACCAGCGATGGAGTTGAACAGCTGGAGCTGCAGGTTCAGAGGCACCATGAGCTCATCCTCCAGCTATCTCAGGATATTGATACTGAGCTGAGGAGGGCCAACTTCCCACTGAGCCAAGAGGACAGTGAACAGGAAGGAGCTGTGGCTGCTTCCTGGATCCCCTCCGAGACAGATGAGTTGTTCTACACTGCGGAACTCGAGAGGATGCAGACTGAACTGCAACACAGCCTTATCACCGGTGTGTCCCTTCACAACCAAGCTGCAGAAATAGACAAGCAGCTGAAGTACTATGACGCTACCTTGGTCTCCAAGGACCAAGAATGCTGGCAGCTGGCTGCTCATCTTAGTTCACTGCAAATCGGGGACGGCACAGAGGAGAAGTCCAGTCCTGTCCCTCTACAAAGTGAGACTCAGTGCAGCGTCTCACagacagtgaaactcaaacacagCCTGTCCCCTCTAGACATTACAGACACAGACTCAGACACTGGGATTAGCTCCACACACAGTCAGGATTCGCTGTCACCCTGTCTCGACTTCCCTCCCCCACTGGACACAGACGTTTGA